TGAACTTGTGGTCCAGGTTGCCGAGGAAGTCAAAAAACTGACCACTTATATGTCCGTGCGCACGCTTGGCATTTATGGCGGTGTGAATATCAACACCCAAAAAACGGCTGTTTACCACGGCATAGACATCCTTGTGGGCACTCCGGGGCGTGTGATGGATTTGGCATTAGACAACGTACTTCGGTTTGATGAAACCAATAAGTTGGTGATTGACGAGTTTGATGAAATGCTGAATTTAGGTTTTCGCCCGCAGATCACTTCTATCCTTGCGATGATGAAACCGAAAAGGCAAAATATCCTTTTTTCAGCAACAATGACCGATGAAGTGGATGCGGTGCTGAATGACTTTTTTGATTTCCCTGAGGAAGTCAGCCTGGCTACTTCGGGAACACCTTTGGAAAATATCACACAACTTGCTTATCAGGTGGTGAACTTCAATACTAAAATCAATTTGTTGAAGGATTTGCTGCAAAAGGATGAAAATATGAGCCGCCTGCTGATTTTTGTGAACAACAAAAAAATTGCAGACATGCTTTTTGACAATATCGATGAAGAATTTCCGGGGCAATTTGGTGTCATCCATTCGAATAAATCACAGAATTACCGTTTGAATACGATGGCGGAATTCCAGGAAGGTAATTTACGTGGTATCATCACTACCGATATCATGGCACGTGGATTGGATATTTCAGATATTACGCATGTGGTCAACTTCGAGATGCCTGAAATGCCGGAGTTATACATGCACCGTATCGGGCGTACAGGCCGTGCTGATGCTACCGGTACTGCGATCAGTTTTTATACGGCGCGTGAAGAAGAAATGAAACTGGAAGCGGAAGTGTTGATGAATAAGGAAATCGAAATCATCCCTTTCCCCGAACATGTGCCCATTTCAGACAAACTCATCGGACCTGAAAAGGACAAACAGCCAATTAAGTTCCTGATGAAAAAAGTAAAACTCGAAGGAGATGGCGCTTTTCATGAAAAATCGGAGAAAAATAAGAAAGTGAATCTTGGCGGGCCTTCAAAAACCAAGAAGAAAACCCATGGTTCTGTAAACCGGAACATGCTAAGGACACAGACAGCAAAGCGAAATAAAAAGAAATAACCCTTTTATTTTAAATAAAAAAACCCGCCAGCAATGACGGGTTTTATTTTATAGCTGTTTTTCTTAAATATGCAATGACCTGTTTTCCGTGGCACCTAAGGCCGCCTCTTTTACTGCCTCCGCATACGTTGGATGCGCGTGCGACATCCTTGCGATATCTTCTGCGGAAGCCTTGAATTCCATTGCCGTTACGGCTTCGGCGATTAAATCGGCAGTTCTTGCGCCAATCATGTGGATTCCCAATACTTCGTCCGTCTTGGCATCGGCCAATATCTTTACGAAACCATCAGTATCACCGCTGGCACGCGATCTTCCCAGGGCTTTAAATGGGAAACTGCCTGTTTTATAGGTGACACCGGCTTCTTTCAATTGCTCTTCGGTTTTTCCGACAGCAGCAACCTCAGGCCAGGTATATACCACACCCGGAATCAGGTTGTAATCAATATGAGGTTTTTGCCCGGCAAGCGTTTCGGCTACAAATACGCCCTCTTCTTCTGCTTTGTGCGCCAGCATCGCACCTTTAATGA
This genomic stretch from Flavobacterium pallidum harbors:
- a CDS encoding DEAD/DEAH box helicase, with product MATFEQFNLPKSLQKAVDELGFVTPTPIQEKSFSVIMSGRDMMGIAQTGTGKTFAYLLPLLKLYKFSPTRTPKIVILVPTRELVVQVAEEVKKLTTYMSVRTLGIYGGVNINTQKTAVYHGIDILVGTPGRVMDLALDNVLRFDETNKLVIDEFDEMLNLGFRPQITSILAMMKPKRQNILFSATMTDEVDAVLNDFFDFPEEVSLATSGTPLENITQLAYQVVNFNTKINLLKDLLQKDENMSRLLIFVNNKKIADMLFDNIDEEFPGQFGVIHSNKSQNYRLNTMAEFQEGNLRGIITTDIMARGLDISDITHVVNFEMPEMPELYMHRIGRTGRADATGTAISFYTAREEEMKLEAEVLMNKEIEIIPFPEHVPISDKLIGPEKDKQPIKFLMKKVKLEGDGAFHEKSEKNKKVNLGGPSKTKKKTHGSVNRNMLRTQTAKRNKKK